In Massilia forsythiae, one DNA window encodes the following:
- the hflX gene encoding GTPase HflX, with the protein MRAALVGIDFGAGDFKASLEELALLARSAGATPVTTITAKRSSPDPAHFVGSGKADEIAQACLAEHIDIVIFNHALSPAQQRNLERRLNIRVVDRTSLILDIFAQRAQSHEGKLQVELAQLQHLATRLIRGWTHLERQKGGIGLRGPGETQLETDRRLIGERVKMLRARLSKLRKQHETQRRARGRNKTFSVSLVGYTNAGKSTLFNTLTKAGVYVANQLFATLDTTSRRLYLGEETGNVVMSDTVGFVRELPHQLVAAFRATLEETIHADLLLHVVDGSSPVRMEQIQQVNEVLREIGADHIPQILVWNKIDAAGLEPGVERDEYDKISRVFISAHSGAGLDLLREAIVEAARRGPGPAQSDEDADPRGFVHDLETGISGPAESISATTPVGPH; encoded by the coding sequence ATGCGCGCGGCACTGGTCGGCATCGACTTCGGCGCCGGCGACTTCAAGGCCAGCCTGGAAGAGCTGGCGCTGCTGGCGCGTTCCGCCGGCGCCACGCCGGTCACCACCATCACCGCCAAACGCAGCAGCCCCGATCCGGCCCACTTCGTCGGCAGCGGCAAGGCCGACGAGATCGCCCAGGCCTGCCTGGCCGAGCACATCGACATCGTCATCTTCAACCACGCCCTGTCGCCCGCCCAGCAGCGCAACCTGGAGCGGCGCCTCAACATCCGCGTGGTCGACCGCACCAGCCTGATCCTCGATATCTTCGCCCAGCGCGCCCAGAGCCACGAGGGCAAGCTGCAGGTCGAGCTGGCGCAGCTGCAGCACCTGGCCACGCGCCTGATCCGCGGCTGGACCCACCTGGAGCGCCAGAAGGGCGGTATCGGCCTGCGCGGTCCCGGCGAAACCCAGCTGGAGACCGACCGCCGCCTGATCGGCGAGCGCGTCAAGATGCTGCGCGCGCGCCTGTCCAAGCTGCGCAAGCAGCACGAGACCCAGCGCCGTGCGCGTGGCCGCAACAAGACTTTTTCGGTATCGCTGGTCGGCTATACCAATGCCGGCAAGTCGACCTTGTTCAACACCCTGACCAAGGCCGGGGTGTACGTGGCGAACCAGCTGTTCGCGACCCTGGACACCACCAGCCGCCGCCTGTACCTGGGCGAGGAAACCGGCAACGTGGTCATGTCGGATACCGTCGGCTTCGTGCGCGAACTGCCGCACCAGCTGGTGGCGGCGTTCCGCGCCACGCTCGAGGAAACCATCCACGCCGACCTGCTGTTGCACGTGGTGGACGGCTCGTCGCCGGTGCGCATGGAGCAGATCCAGCAGGTCAACGAGGTGCTGCGCGAGATCGGCGCCGACCACATTCCGCAGATCCTGGTGTGGAACAAGATCGATGCGGCCGGCCTCGAGCCGGGAGTGGAACGTGATGAATATGATAAAATCAGCCGCGTTTTCATCAGCGCCCACAGCGGCGCCGGCCTGGACCTGCTGCGCGAGGCGATCGTCGAGGCGGCGCGCCGCGGACCCGGTCCGGCGCAGTCCGACGAGGACGCCGACCCACGCGGCTTCGTGCACGACCTGGAAACCGGCATCAGTGGCCCGGCCGAGAGTATTTCCGCAACCACGCCTGTCGGGCCGCATTGA
- the hflK gene encoding FtsH protease activity modulator HflK, with protein MPVLSFKRPAAAAMPAGAPRGVPAPLAPPAGGAGFRFPVSSGIKLSLNDPRWGHRPEEGHKAQEGRRPGKNDNKNGNKNDGGDGPPDLDQLWRDFNQRLNRLFGKRGGSGGDGSFRPGARGVGAVAGLAAAIAAAIWLSSGAFVVPEGQVGIVTTFGQLSHKTGPGVSWRWPAPFQAHEVVNVAQVQTAEIGYRGNVRNKQPNEALMLTGDQNIVDLQFSVQYKIKDPVAWVFNNRDQVDTVRGAAETAVREVVGGSKMDYVLYDGRERVALEARGRIQDMFERYKLGAEVVAVTVQSAQPPEQVAAAFEDGVRAQEDRARLRSEADAYASDVILQARGRAARQLQDAQGYRATVENTAEGNAARFDKIVAEYAKAPAVTRDRMYIDTMQQILSSTSKVMIDAKTGTNQIYLPLDRLLAQSTANEAALGSRSGPVMMPAQPPAAGQPGQPAQQQAPGQAQAQGSQQVPQQAQPQVQQGQQGQPQQGQAQAPAQAQPAPAPEHGEARHRDLRSRDASRERESR; from the coding sequence ATGCCCGTTCTTTCCTTCAAGCGTCCCGCTGCGGCCGCCATGCCGGCGGGTGCGCCGCGCGGCGTCCCGGCGCCGCTTGCGCCGCCCGCTGGCGGTGCCGGCTTCCGTTTCCCTGTCTCTTCCGGGATCAAGCTCTCGCTGAACGACCCGCGCTGGGGCCACCGTCCCGAAGAGGGCCACAAGGCGCAGGAAGGCCGCCGTCCGGGCAAGAACGACAACAAGAACGGCAACAAGAACGACGGCGGCGACGGTCCGCCCGACCTCGACCAGCTGTGGCGCGACTTCAACCAGCGCCTGAACCGCCTGTTCGGCAAGCGCGGCGGTAGCGGCGGCGACGGTTCGTTCCGCCCGGGCGCGCGCGGCGTCGGCGCCGTCGCCGGCCTGGCCGCCGCCATCGCCGCGGCGATCTGGCTGTCCAGCGGCGCCTTCGTGGTGCCGGAAGGGCAGGTCGGCATCGTCACCACCTTCGGCCAGCTGTCGCACAAGACCGGCCCCGGCGTCAGCTGGCGCTGGCCGGCGCCGTTCCAGGCGCATGAAGTCGTCAACGTGGCGCAGGTGCAAACCGCCGAGATCGGCTACCGCGGCAACGTGCGCAACAAGCAGCCGAACGAGGCGCTGATGCTGACGGGCGACCAGAACATCGTCGACCTGCAGTTTTCGGTGCAATACAAGATCAAGGACCCGGTCGCCTGGGTGTTCAACAACCGCGACCAGGTCGATACGGTGCGCGGCGCCGCCGAGACCGCGGTGCGCGAAGTGGTCGGCGGCAGCAAGATGGATTACGTGCTGTACGACGGCCGCGAACGCGTGGCGCTGGAGGCGCGCGGGCGCATCCAGGACATGTTCGAGCGCTACAAGCTCGGCGCCGAGGTCGTCGCCGTCACCGTCCAGTCGGCGCAGCCGCCGGAGCAGGTCGCGGCCGCCTTCGAGGACGGCGTGCGCGCGCAAGAGGACCGCGCGCGCCTGCGCAGCGAGGCCGATGCCTATGCCAGCGACGTCATCCTGCAGGCGCGCGGCCGCGCGGCGCGCCAGCTGCAGGACGCACAGGGCTATCGTGCCACCGTCGAGAACACGGCCGAAGGCAATGCCGCGCGCTTCGACAAGATCGTGGCCGAATACGCCAAGGCCCCGGCGGTCACGCGCGACCGCATGTACATCGACACCATGCAGCAGATTCTTTCCAGTACCAGCAAGGTCATGATCGACGCCAAGACCGGCACCAACCAGATCTACCTGCCGCTCGACCGCCTGCTGGCGCAATCGACCGCCAACGAAGCCGCACTGGGCAGCCGTTCCGGCCCGGTGATGATGCCGGCGCAGCCGCCGGCGGCCGGACAGCCGGGGCAGCCGGCCCAGCAGCAGGCGCCGGGGCAAGCGCAGGCTCAGGGTTCCCAGCAAGTTCCGCAGCAGGCCCAGCCGCAAGTGCAGCAAGGGCAGCAAGGCCAGCCGCAACAAGGCCAGGCACAGGCGCCAGCGCAGGCCCAGCCGGCGCCGGCGCCGGAACATGGCGAGGCGCGCCACCGCGACCTGCGCAGCCGCGATGCGTCGCGCGAACGGGAGAGCCGCTGA
- the hflC gene encoding protease modulator HflC, producing the protein MNRVLSIAVAAVAAAAILSSITYSVDQHRYAVVSGMGERDVVARPGLHFKLPAPLQTVSYLDKRLQTLDMPGNERFLTNEKKDLVVDAFVKWKIADARQYLLSGGAVSGRSGERARDGGNERVGQLVRNALTAEIAKRSVGDVLSGQRGQVAEAVRQRVAADARRLGVEVADVRLRRVDFSDQVNASLIERMRAERVRVASETRATGAAENEQIRADAERQRSVILAEAQRDAESIRGEGDARAAAIYAQSFGKNPEFYRFYRSMEAYKATFKGRNDVLVLDANSEFFKYFKGPGAGK; encoded by the coding sequence ATGAACCGCGTGCTTTCCATCGCCGTGGCCGCCGTGGCCGCGGCCGCCATCCTGTCCTCGATCACCTATTCGGTCGACCAGCACCGCTACGCCGTGGTGTCCGGCATGGGTGAGCGCGACGTGGTCGCGCGCCCGGGCCTGCACTTCAAGCTGCCGGCGCCGCTGCAGACCGTGTCCTACCTCGACAAGCGCCTGCAGACGCTCGACATGCCGGGCAACGAGCGCTTCCTGACCAACGAAAAGAAGGACCTGGTGGTCGACGCCTTCGTCAAGTGGAAGATCGCCGACGCGCGCCAGTACCTGCTGTCCGGCGGTGCCGTCAGCGGCCGCAGCGGCGAACGCGCCAGGGACGGCGGCAACGAGCGCGTCGGCCAGCTGGTGCGCAATGCGCTCACCGCCGAGATCGCCAAGCGCAGCGTCGGCGACGTCCTGTCCGGCCAGCGCGGGCAGGTGGCCGAGGCGGTGCGCCAGCGCGTCGCCGCGGACGCGCGCCGGCTGGGCGTGGAGGTGGCCGACGTGCGCCTGCGCCGCGTCGACTTCAGCGACCAGGTGAACGCTTCCCTGATCGAACGCATGCGCGCCGAGCGCGTGCGCGTGGCCAGCGAGACGCGCGCCACCGGCGCCGCCGAGAACGAGCAGATCCGCGCCGATGCGGAGCGCCAGCGCAGCGTGATCCTGGCCGAGGCCCAGCGCGACGCCGAGTCGATCCGCGGCGAGGGCGACGCGCGCGCGGCGGCGATCTATGCGCAGTCGTTCGGCAAGAATCCGGAGTTCTACCGCTTCTACCGCTCGATGGAAGCGTACAAGGCGACCTTCAAGGGCCGCAACGACGTGCTGGTACTGGATGCGAATTCCGAGTTCTTCAAGTACTTCAAGGGGCCGGGCGCGGGCAAGTAG
- a CDS encoding ATP phosphoribosyltransferase regulatory subunit: MPTWLLPENIADVLPSEARKIEELRRLMLDTFRTYGYELVMPPLLEYVDSLLAGAGQDTDTRTFRLIDSMSGRLLGLRADMTTQVARIDAHLLNRDSVTRLCYAGSVLHTRPSGLHATREPLQIGAEIYGHAGLEADAEIQELALASLALAGFERPRLDLAHVGVLRALLDDDPAAKRDEQLLYGLLRSKDLPGLEEATADYAAATRDALLALPSLYGDVEVLAWARELLPAIPGITRALAELAALAASAQGRAQVAIDLADLRGYQYESGAMFALYVPGLPNAVARGGRYDHVGEAFGRARPATGFSLDLRELARLLPSAGRKHAIRAPWGNAPELRAQIAGLRKAGEVVIQSMPGHDNVQDEFECDRVLVLEQGNWILKNLG; the protein is encoded by the coding sequence ATGCCTACCTGGCTACTGCCCGAGAATATCGCCGACGTCTTGCCGTCCGAAGCACGCAAGATCGAAGAGCTGCGCCGCCTGATGCTCGACACCTTCCGCACCTACGGCTACGAACTGGTGATGCCGCCGCTGCTCGAATACGTCGATTCGCTGCTGGCCGGCGCCGGGCAGGATACCGATACCCGCACCTTCAGGCTGATCGATTCGATGAGCGGCCGCCTGCTCGGCCTGCGCGCCGACATGACCACGCAGGTGGCGCGCATCGACGCCCACTTGCTTAACCGCGACAGCGTCACCCGCCTGTGCTACGCCGGCAGCGTGCTGCACACCCGTCCTTCGGGCCTGCACGCCACGCGCGAGCCGCTGCAGATCGGCGCCGAGATCTACGGCCACGCCGGGCTGGAAGCCGACGCCGAGATCCAGGAACTGGCCCTGGCCTCGCTGGCGCTGGCCGGCTTCGAGCGGCCGCGCCTGGACCTGGCCCACGTCGGCGTGCTGCGCGCGCTGCTGGACGACGATCCTGCCGCCAAGCGCGACGAGCAGCTGCTGTACGGCCTGCTGCGCTCGAAGGACCTCCCCGGCCTGGAAGAGGCGACCGCCGATTACGCCGCGGCCACGCGCGACGCCCTGCTGGCGCTGCCGAGCCTGTACGGCGACGTCGAGGTGCTGGCGTGGGCGCGCGAACTGCTGCCGGCGATTCCCGGCATCACGCGCGCGCTGGCCGAACTGGCCGCGCTGGCGGCCTCGGCGCAGGGCCGGGCGCAGGTCGCGATCGACCTGGCCGACCTGCGCGGCTACCAATACGAAAGCGGCGCCATGTTCGCGCTGTACGTGCCGGGCCTGCCGAACGCGGTGGCGCGCGGCGGCCGCTATGACCACGTGGGCGAAGCCTTCGGGCGCGCGCGTCCGGCCACCGGCTTTTCGCTCGACCTGCGCGAACTGGCGCGACTGCTGCCGAGCGCCGGGCGCAAGCACGCCATCCGCGCGCCCTGGGGCAACGCCCCCGAACTGCGCGCGCAAATCGCCGGCCTGCGCAAGGCCGGCGAAGTCGTGATCCAGTCCATGCCGGGCCACGACAATGTACAGGACGAGTTCGAGTGCGACCGCGTGCTCGTCCTCGAACAAGGAAATTGGATTCTCAAAAACTTAGGTTAA
- a CDS encoding adenylosuccinate synthase produces MSNTAKNVVVIGTQWGDEGKGKIVDWLTDHAAGVVRFQGGHNAGHTLVIKGQKTALQLIPSGIMREGVACYIGNGVVVSVPDVMREIDKLQAAGVEVASRLKISEACPAILPYHVAIDVAREAKRGANKIGTTGKGIGPAYEDKVARRAIRIADMLNETRFAEKLRENLDYHNFVLTGYLGAQAVDFQKTFDDAMALVPRLRPMVGDVSSALYAAHKAGGKLLFEGAQGSLLDVDHGTYPFVTSSNCVAGNAAAGSGVGPGMLHYIMGITKAYTTRVGSGPFPSELPTDAGVGEHLSRVGHEFGTVTGRARRCGWFDAALLRRSVQINGVSGMCLTKLDVLDGIESLKLCTGYKIDGRDADIFPVGAEEAAACVPVYEEMPGWTESTVGAKSMDELPANARAYIKRIEELVGIPVDMVSTGPDREETIVLRHPFAA; encoded by the coding sequence ATGTCAAATACTGCTAAGAACGTCGTTGTCATCGGTACCCAGTGGGGCGATGAGGGCAAGGGTAAGATCGTCGACTGGCTGACCGACCACGCCGCCGGCGTGGTGCGTTTCCAGGGCGGCCACAACGCCGGCCACACGCTGGTGATCAAGGGCCAGAAGACCGCGCTGCAACTGATCCCGTCGGGCATCATGCGCGAAGGCGTGGCCTGCTACATCGGCAACGGCGTGGTGGTCTCGGTGCCGGACGTGATGCGCGAGATCGACAAGCTGCAGGCCGCTGGCGTCGAAGTCGCCTCGCGCCTGAAGATCTCGGAAGCCTGCCCGGCGATCCTGCCCTACCACGTCGCCATCGACGTCGCCCGCGAAGCCAAGCGCGGCGCCAACAAGATCGGCACCACCGGCAAGGGCATCGGCCCGGCCTATGAAGACAAGGTGGCGCGCCGCGCGATCCGCATCGCCGACATGCTCAACGAGACCCGCTTCGCCGAGAAGCTGCGCGAAAACCTGGATTACCACAACTTCGTGCTGACCGGCTACCTGGGCGCCCAGGCCGTCGACTTCCAGAAGACCTTCGACGACGCCATGGCGCTGGTGCCGCGCCTGCGCCCGATGGTCGGCGACGTGTCGTCCGCCCTGTACGCCGCCCACAAGGCCGGCGGCAAGCTGCTGTTCGAAGGCGCGCAGGGCTCGCTGCTCGACGTCGACCACGGCACCTACCCGTTCGTCACCTCGTCCAACTGCGTGGCCGGCAACGCCGCCGCCGGTTCGGGCGTCGGCCCGGGCATGCTGCACTACATCATGGGCATCACCAAGGCCTACACCACCCGCGTCGGTTCGGGCCCGTTCCCGTCGGAACTGCCGACCGACGCCGGCGTCGGCGAGCACCTGTCGCGCGTGGGCCACGAGTTCGGCACCGTGACCGGCCGCGCGCGCCGCTGCGGCTGGTTCGACGCCGCGCTGCTGCGCCGCTCGGTGCAGATCAACGGCGTGTCGGGCATGTGCCTGACCAAGCTGGACGTGTTGGACGGCATCGAGTCGCTGAAGCTGTGCACCGGCTACAAGATCGACGGCCGCGATGCCGACATCTTCCCGGTCGGCGCCGAGGAAGCGGCCGCCTGCGTGCCGGTGTACGAAGAGATGCCGGGCTGGACCGAATCGACCGTCGGCGCCAAGTCGATGGACGAACTGCCGGCCAACGCGCGCGCCTACATCAAGCGCATCGAAGAACTGGTCGGCATTCCGGTGGACATGGTGTCGACCGGCCCGGACCGCGAAGAAACCATCGTGCTGCGCCATCCGTTCGCGGCTTGA
- a CDS encoding phosphoribosyltransferase: MNTPASTDKDLWVSWDDYNRLVERLALKVYESNWKFDMVLCLARGGVRPGDVLSRIFDVPLAILSTSSYREEAGTKQGNLDIAKYMTMTKGPLAGRILLVDDLADSGVTLQRVREHLQSNYPDVTEVRSAVIWVKGTSSLVPDYHLEDLPHNPWIHQPFEDYDGLRPHQLSAWMKKFEKN, encoded by the coding sequence ATGAATACCCCTGCATCGACTGACAAGGACCTGTGGGTCTCCTGGGACGACTACAACCGCCTGGTCGAGCGCCTGGCGCTGAAGGTCTACGAATCGAACTGGAAGTTCGACATGGTGCTGTGCCTGGCGCGCGGCGGCGTGCGTCCGGGCGACGTGCTGTCGCGCATTTTCGACGTGCCGCTGGCGATCCTGTCGACCAGTTCCTACCGCGAGGAAGCCGGCACCAAGCAGGGCAACCTGGACATCGCCAAGTACATGACGATGACCAAGGGCCCGCTGGCCGGCCGCATCCTGCTGGTGGACGACCTGGCCGATTCCGGCGTGACCCTGCAGCGCGTGCGCGAGCACCTGCAGTCGAATTACCCGGACGTCACCGAAGTGCGCTCGGCCGTGATTTGGGTCAAGGGTACGTCGTCGCTGGTGCCGGACTACCACCTGGAAGACCTGCCGCACAATCCGTGGATCCACCAGCCGTTCGAGGACTACGACGGTTTGCGTCCGCACCAGTTGTCGGCGTGGATGAAGAAGTTCGAAAAGAACTGA
- a CDS encoding methyl-accepting chemotaxis protein codes for MNFFRSTIKTRLRIGFGAMILALIVVAATGLFEMGRANVATEHIVQINMRKIELLEDMSDSVHVVSRVIRSMALLANQSEAAREYAKVVAANEKYDTAYAALQALPLDERGAELVREIKRLENTVEPMNDRFRAMAEHGDPQAIHYLLGTAGPAMMQWQGAIRTFMTLQKKKSRDDAVGAARAYEEARALMIGLGVVTTFGAALFAFWLTRSICRPLAQAVDMARTVAAGDLTASAMVEAGDRTETAALLRALNAMNEGLNAIVLQVRHGAQALADGATEIANGNIDLSGRTERQASALQQTAASMEQLTVTVKNNADNANAVSAMAGASARTAARGGQSVGQVVEVMTRIEGSSARIVEIIDVIDGIAFQTNILALNAAVEAARAGEQGRGFAVVASEVRTLAQRSATAAREIKALIDGSVAQIAEGGALARQAGATVQEIVGGIDKVSGIVVEIASASREQSDGIEQTHQAISEMDQITQHNAALVEEVAATAATLKDEALALEEVVSRFKLRGERAPARRGAAPAPAARGTLGLPAPDLEQTEFA; via the coding sequence ATGAATTTTTTCCGCTCCACCATCAAGACGCGTCTGCGCATCGGCTTCGGTGCGATGATCCTGGCATTGATCGTCGTCGCCGCCACCGGATTGTTTGAAATGGGACGCGCCAACGTGGCCACCGAGCACATTGTGCAGATCAACATGCGCAAGATCGAACTGCTCGAGGACATGTCCGACTCGGTGCACGTGGTGTCGCGCGTGATCCGCTCGATGGCGCTGCTGGCCAACCAGAGCGAGGCCGCGCGCGAGTATGCCAAGGTGGTGGCCGCCAACGAAAAATACGATACCGCCTACGCCGCCCTGCAGGCGCTGCCGCTGGACGAGCGCGGCGCCGAGCTGGTACGCGAAATCAAGCGCCTCGAAAACACGGTGGAACCGATGAACGACCGCTTCCGCGCGATGGCCGAGCACGGCGATCCGCAGGCGATCCACTACCTGCTCGGCACCGCCGGCCCCGCGATGATGCAGTGGCAGGGTGCGATCCGCACCTTCATGACGCTGCAGAAGAAGAAAAGCCGGGACGACGCCGTCGGCGCCGCCCGCGCCTACGAGGAAGCGCGCGCGCTGATGATCGGCCTGGGCGTGGTGACCACGTTCGGGGCCGCGCTGTTCGCGTTCTGGCTGACGCGTTCGATCTGCCGTCCGCTGGCGCAGGCGGTCGACATGGCGCGCACCGTTGCCGCCGGCGACCTGACCGCGTCGGCCATGGTGGAAGCGGGCGACCGCACCGAAACCGCGGCGCTGCTGCGTGCGCTGAACGCCATGAACGAGGGCCTGAATGCGATCGTGCTGCAGGTGCGCCATGGCGCCCAGGCACTGGCCGACGGCGCCACCGAAATCGCCAACGGCAACATCGACCTGTCCGGACGTACCGAGCGCCAGGCCTCGGCGCTGCAGCAGACCGCGGCCTCGATGGAACAGTTGACGGTGACCGTCAAGAACAATGCCGACAATGCGAATGCGGTGAGCGCGATGGCCGGCGCCAGCGCCCGGACCGCCGCCCGCGGCGGCCAGTCGGTGGGGCAGGTGGTCGAGGTGATGACGCGCATCGAGGGATCGTCGGCGCGCATCGTCGAGATCATCGACGTCATCGACGGCATCGCCTTCCAGACCAATATCCTGGCGCTGAACGCCGCCGTGGAAGCGGCGCGCGCCGGCGAGCAGGGCCGCGGCTTCGCGGTGGTGGCGTCCGAAGTGCGCACGCTGGCGCAGCGTTCGGCCACGGCGGCGCGCGAGATCAAGGCGCTGATCGACGGCTCGGTGGCGCAGATCGCCGAGGGCGGCGCCCTGGCGCGCCAGGCCGGCGCCACCGTGCAGGAGATCGTCGGCGGCATCGACAAGGTGTCCGGCATCGTGGTCGAGATCGCCAGCGCCAGCCGCGAACAGTCGGACGGCATCGAGCAGACCCACCAGGCCATCAGCGAGATGGACCAGATCACCCAGCACAACGCCGCGCTGGTGGAAGAGGTGGCCGCCACCGCCGCCACGTTGAAGGACGAGGCGCTGGCGCTGGAAGAAGTGGTCAGCCGCTTCAAGTTGCGCGGCGAACGCGCGCCGGCCCGCCGCGGCGCCGCGCCGGCGCCGGCTGCGCGCGGCACGCTCGGCCTGCCGGCGCCGGACCTGGAACAGACCGAATTTGCCTGA
- a CDS encoding MarC family protein: protein MTQSFFQTFILLLLVTDPFGNVPLFVTALKDVPPARRPRIVVRECAIAFLLLLLFMFFGRHFLTALQLTDISLRIGGSVILLIIAMRMIFPHPDGVLGKSEHGEPFIVPLAIPALAGPSALATVLLFTSRSTEEVMVHVAALAAVGIVWLAVFLGAERLQKVLGTQVMTAFERLMGLILTAMSIEMLLGGVRAFVKTL from the coding sequence ATGACCCAGAGTTTTTTCCAGACCTTCATCCTGCTGCTGCTCGTCACCGACCCGTTCGGCAACGTGCCCCTGTTCGTCACCGCGCTGAAGGACGTGCCGCCGGCGCGCCGCCCGCGCATCGTGGTGCGCGAGTGCGCCATCGCCTTCCTGCTGCTGCTGCTGTTCATGTTCTTCGGCCGCCACTTCCTGACGGCGCTGCAGCTGACCGACATCTCCCTGCGCATCGGCGGCAGCGTGATCCTCCTGATCATCGCCATGCGCATGATCTTTCCCCATCCGGACGGCGTGCTCGGCAAGAGCGAGCACGGCGAACCCTTCATCGTGCCGCTGGCGATCCCGGCCCTGGCAGGCCCCTCGGCGCTGGCCACCGTGCTGCTGTTCACCTCGCGCAGCACGGAAGAGGTGATGGTGCACGTGGCGGCGCTGGCCGCGGTCGGCATCGTCTGGCTGGCCGTGTTCCTCGGCGCCGAGCGGTTGCAAAAGGTGCTCGGCACGCAGGTGATGACGGCGTTCGAACGCCTGATGGGCTTGATCCTGACGGCGATGTCGATCGAGATGCTGCTGGGCGGGGTGCGGGCGTTCGTCAAAACGCTGTGA
- a CDS encoding FKBP-type peptidyl-prolyl cis-trans isomerase — protein MKSTITTIALGLVLAFSLGACDRHKQTNATGPATVADTSPQAFKKTDTVEGSGKVATAGQTVTVNYTGWLFAPSAPQQHGAQFDSSIGREPFTFQLGAGNVIKGWDQGVEDMKVGGKRTLLIPAALAYGPDGAGPIPPNANLVFDVELLDVK, from the coding sequence ATGAAATCCACCATCACCACCATCGCCCTCGGCCTGGTCCTCGCCTTTTCCCTGGGCGCCTGCGACCGCCACAAGCAGACCAACGCCACCGGCCCGGCCACCGTCGCCGACACCTCGCCGCAAGCGTTCAAGAAGACCGACACCGTCGAAGGCAGCGGCAAGGTCGCCACCGCCGGGCAGACCGTCACCGTCAACTACACCGGCTGGCTGTTCGCGCCCAGTGCGCCGCAGCAGCACGGCGCCCAGTTCGACAGCTCGATCGGGCGCGAGCCGTTCACCTTCCAGCTCGGCGCCGGCAACGTCATCAAGGGCTGGGACCAGGGCGTGGAAGACATGAAGGTGGGCGGCAAGCGCACCCTGCTGATCCCGGCCGCGCTGGCCTACGGCCCCGATGGCGCCGGCCCGATCCCGCCGAACGCCAACCTGGTCTTCGACGTCGAGCTGCTCGACGTAAAATAA